Proteins encoded by one window of Lepeophtheirus salmonis chromosome 10, UVic_Lsal_1.4, whole genome shotgun sequence:
- the LOC121125365 gene encoding ribonuclease H1 — MKNESGFSVDNTDWTYAKDKEYYMNDDGWVKVFTYGACTNNGRKGARAGIGVFFGINSAKNISEPVSRNNQTNNSLEIQTISQAIKRVKDDGLRKIVIYTDSKFAINSVEDSMPKWKKNGWKKSCGGHVINKNDFRELEDIKKGMTVKFIHIQAHKGIKGDKHADALSRKVAK; from the exons ATGAAGAATGAAAGTGGATTTTCTGTTGATAACACGGATTGGACTTACGCTAAag ataAGGAATATTATATGAATGACGATGGATGGGTTAAAGTTTTCACTTATGGAGCTTGTACTAATAATGGAAGGAAAGGGGCCAGGGCAGGGATTGGTGTATTTTTTGGCATTAATAGTGCAAAGAACATTTCAGAGCCTGTCTCGAGAAATAATCAAACAAACAATAGTTTAGAAATTCAAACTATATCTCAAGCTATCAAAAGAGTTAAGGATGATGGACTAAGGAAAATAGTTATCTATACAGATTctaaatttgcaataaattcAGTAGAAGACTCGATGCCtaaatggaagaaaaatggTTGGAAGAAATCCTGTGGAGGACATGTGATAAACAAGAATGATTTTCGTGAATTAGAGgacataaaaaaaggaatgacaGTTAAATTTATCCATATTCAGGCTCATAAAGGTATCAAGGGAGACAAACATGCGGATGCATTGTCTCGAAAAGTTGCTAAATAG